Within the Scleropages formosus chromosome 8, fSclFor1.1, whole genome shotgun sequence genome, the region TAGAATCAATGTGAACCACCAACGATGACGCTTGTCTAAAAGAGCAAAGTTGGCTTGCAGGTCTATCTATGTGGATCAGTTAGAAGGGCACTATCAGGGCTCATTAACAAGTAACtaaggagctgctgctgtgatCCTACAAAACGGATTTGGAAGTTCGGACCTTGTAAGTATCACTATGACAAACAAAGTATGGTCATTACTGCAGTAACCCAGCTGTGATGTCAAATTCAAATTTGTGTAGAATCCTGGCGGTGGTTCACACAAAGAGAAGCTTGTTCTGTTGAACACTGTTTAAAATGATCTCAAATATTGCTGTAGCATATAGCTGTCAGAAGAACATTGATGTAAGGGAAAAATATGGAATGTGGTTGACCAAGGCAGGCAATTcatgttgaagaaaaaaaaaaaaaggccgcTTGTGAAGCGAGGCGCTTTTAGATGAGGCAAAGTCTCAGAACCTGAACATACCGTCATAAGCTGCAGCGTTTACGGCCGCCGTTCACGTTTGACACTATTGGGCCGgtgactgcaaaaaaaaaaaaaaaaccccccactTCCAAAGTAATACGAGGGCATGTATGCAACCCATAGTGGGAACTGAAACGACAGAAACCCTAAAGGACAGCGCTGCAATTagatttctgtaaaaacacatttcagcaggagatggagaacAAGGGTTTGCAGATTTTCCTTACGTGACTTTGACGCTGAACGGTGAATGTCAATAGGAGATTGCTTCTTGCAGAACAGCGTAAAGGAGGTCGGGTAGCTTTTCTGACCGTCCTTGGAAGAACTAAGTATGAGCCCGTGCCCACGTTCAGTGTGAAGAAGTCAAATGTAAGGAGATTAGTTTGGACGCACATCTCCTAGCAGCTGCGTGTATTTTGGGAAATGGGATCTCAGCACGGATGATGCAGAAGCTCAGAATTTTGCAAGAGCTATAAGCTACAAAGTGGGACTCTAGCAAGTGGAGTCATCAGGGTGACATTACAAGCAGAATGGGATTTCAGTTCCTATTTATTGTCCTTATACAAGTGTGACAAAATTCAATTTCCCCAACTCCCAGACTAATGGAACTTAGAAAATTCCAGGCAACAACGGGATAGAGGAGAAAGTACAAAGACTAGAAGAAAGGTCGAGAACAGAACCTAACGCTTTTCGAATGTTTGTTTcgcctttttccgatcgcttcaTTTCCACTTtggtttcagttgtgatcgttttccttttctttcaccaTCGCTTGCATCACAATTAAACTTTGGTGCCACGGAGGGtaaaaccaaatacagtaacacacgagacaccgTTAACGGCGACGTGGTCCGACTGGAAAGAGCAAAGTCTTAGTCCTGCCTCGGGCCcacgagccgacgaaccgctgtacACGAGCAAAGTTTTGATGCAACGAACCGTCGTACGTAAGTGGACAtttgtaacctggggactgcctgtatgtcTGATCAATCATTTTTGTATCAGCCTGAGACAGCAAgttaaacatatttataaaaagTACTTGGAACTTTCAGCTGGAGTCAGGTGAGAGGAGCCCACGGGGTGGTCGGTGTACACTGGTGTATTGCCGTCACGCTGCATCTACTTCACGTGGTCTTGCCCTCTTCCTGCAGCCTGTCGGTGAAACAACACCAGTGCAATTGAGAGGATACAACTGCTCATTATAACCTATGCTAGAACAGTCTCAAACAGTTGCTGCTTTGTAGACCTGCACATGTTCTTGGCATCTAAGTAAAAGACAGAAATTGTTTGttccacaaaagaaaaaagtacagtaatagttgatgctgtgtgctgttTAATTATTCCACCAGAAAGCACAGGCAGCTGCAGAAGCGGAGTCCCATTATCGTTAACGAACACGGCCTCGGGAGATTTCAAGCAGATCTAATGAGTAACACAAGGTAAGGTTAGGGCTACTGGTGGGTGGGTGTGGTTGCTTTGTGAGACAGACAAACTTGTGACAAATATAGAACGGTACACTGAATGTGCAACATGACAGTAACCACGGGAGCGTGTCGAATCAGACTCGGAAAcaggttttaatattttatccaGCGGCCCTTTTATTACAGTAACAAGGTTTGCATTATAACCCAAACGATTACTGCTCAAAATAGAAATTTCTTAACATTAAAAAGGGGGAGTTGATGACAACCGTTTAAATGTGCAGCTCCCTGCTGTCAGGGAGCCACCAGCGGACCCTTCCAGTAGCTACTGAGCATGGACATTCAGACCACAAACCTCAACTTGgtcacatggcagctgaactaCTGAAATACACTTACAGAATATGGCTTGTGGTCAACGCAATGAAAGTCAACAAATATGTACATTAAAACTACTACTTTGGAGAGAGGAAAACTGCCAATGTGACCTGGGCTGAAAATTACCActgcaagcaaaaacaatgttctCTCCATGACTCAAACATAAAATTTAAAGACCTTGTATGCTGTTTCCCAGCTCCTCAGCTGGTAGTGTGAAGagcacacacaaagaaaatttgAAGCTTggcatgaaaaattattttaagatagaaaatgttaaacattgAAGCGATTTCTAGGGCAACCGAAAGAACGAGGGAGAAGAAGTGATGTTTCTCAATGAACCACTGAGATGTCCAAATGATTAGCTTTTGAATGGTGCCACCTGCAGGCTAAGGGTACAACTGCGGCAGCTGCCCCAGTCAAGGGAGGTGCTGTCGAAGAGCAGGACGATGGTACGGTCAACCTCCCTGGCTGCGCCAAATGAAAACCCAGTTTCTGTCTTTGGAACTGGCTTGAGTTCAAGAGGAGGGATGTTTCACAGTGAGCTCCTGGAAACGAGCCATAACGGCGAAGGGGTTCGGGTCAAGCGTGGATGTGAAGGGACACTGAGGGATGGGGCTGGGTCTCAGTCACTCTCAAACTTGATGGAGTTAACAGCAGTGGAGATCGTCCCGCCTTTGTAGCTTCCGCGCTTCTTCTTGGTCTTCTCGTGGCGGAAGGACTTGCCCTTTGTGaacttcagcatttcattgGCTTTCTGGCCCCAGTCGCCATTAGACCCCAGCTGGGCGAAAATGAGAGCGCAGGGATCAGGACTGTGGGAAGTGCAGGCTGCACTGAGCAACACAGAGCAGTAGCCTTCATGCAGGTGCGTGCCGGCACCAGCGCTAAAGAACCAAGTAAGAGTTGCAATGGAAGAGGTCACCGGTGCCCACATACCTTGGCGTCAAAGGAGTTGTCCAGCAGCCTGGGATCCACAGCGATCTCGTCGTCTTTTATTCTGCGGAAGGGAGAGTTGCTTTTCTTCGAGCGACACAAGACAGCCGCAAGTCAGTCAAAATTGCATTGTTTGCAGGAAATGTAGAGCACACAGATGCGTCCCTCTTCTTGTGCAACTGATATGACAGCTCCTTTCAGGACTATGAAAACACCTGATTACGTTAATTTCAGATTTCCTGCATTTGCATACACTAAGACTGTTTAAGGATAAGAAtataaaggaaggaaaaaaagtgtcaatcTAGGAACTGCAAGCAAACGCAatcaaaaaaatgcatttataacaAACGGCATACAGACTAGTAAAATATGAGTCGTTATCTCCTCCTTAAGCAAACAAAACTAGTCCAGAGAGCAGCCAGAGAAGTTTGACCCGTCTCATGACGGCAGTACCTTCTGCTTGGCCTTGGGGAAAGAATGCGGGGTGGAGGTCTTCAGTTTCTTGTCCTTGGGAGTTTTAACTTGGGTAGACACCTCTTCCCCCACCTTGTCCTCACTTTCCGATGACGATTCTTCATTCCTTTTCCTTTTGCCGTTTGCACCTAATAGGAGAGTTCAGATACAGCTACACAACAAAACCCAGGTACCCTGGACCCGTAGGGAACAGTAACCACCAAAGGGCTGGCTTAAAGGACTGCTAAGATCATAGACCTTTtctagaggggaaaaaaaaaaaaaaaaaaaatcctgggtTTCATTTGTTCTACACAGTTGGTATCTCTAAAAAGATTACCCCCCCGAGATGACTAATCGGCTGTGAGAAAATTAGCTTAGACAGACACAGCTAAACGTTAGCTGTTTTGGCTAAGAGTCTTTGAACTTCAAGTCAACAAACACAACCTTGAGCCAGCTCCTCAGGGGGCTGTTTTAATTAAGATAGTTTTGTCTCGTAAATTCCAGTAAATCGCCATGAGCACGTCTACCATTATGACAACTGGCGAAAGCATGATAAAGACCCACGATCGCTTAAGAGGACAAGCTAGGCGGGAAAATTTGTGTGAGTGTTGATGCGTTAAGCATGGCCATGGAGCTGTACTCCTTTGAAATGCTAGAAATAGATTTCAGCTCTTACTGTTGGGTGTAGCAGCTCCTTTGGGGGTCTTTGCCTTCTCCTGCCCCTTCACATTCACCTTCTTGGCGGTGCTCTCCTCCTCGTCAGAGCTGCTGTCGCTAGAAGATGAAGAGTCTTCCGTCTTTGATGTGGCAGGGGTGGGCTTTTTCGGCACCGCTTTCTTGCCATTGGCCACCGCAGGCTTGGCGGGTGTCTTCCGGGCCTCGGCCTCGGAGTCGGAACTGTCCGAAGAGTCCGAGCTGCTGCTCTCCCGCTTCTTCTTTTGAGCAGGTGCGGTTTTAGCAGGTGCCGCTGCCTTGCCGCTGACCACTGCAGGCTTCACGGTAGGTTTCTTGGCCTCAGACTCGGAGTCGGAACTGTCGGAAGAGTCAGAGCTGCTACTGCtgtcttgctttgttttttgggTGGGCGTGGCCTTAGCAGGTGTGCTTTTAGCAGGGATGGCCTTAGCAGGCGTGGCCTTGCTGGGTGCAGCCAGCGTTTTCTTCCCCTCATCTTCATCGCTGGAACTATCCGAACTGTCACTGCTGCTGGAGTCTGCGGCTGCCTTGCCGGCAGGGGGTTTGGCCTTGGAAGCAGTCCTGTTCGCGGCAGCCGGCGTAGCTGCTGGTTTAGCGGACTCGGTCTCGTCGTCAGAATCGGAACTGTCGCTTTCTGCTGCCGGTTTTCCGGCTGGGGTGGCCGGTTTAGATGCCGACTTGGTAGCAGgagcggcgggtttggccgatgCCTCATCTTCAGAAGAGGAACTGTCTGAGTCAGAGCTGGAACTGGTCTTGGTGTTAGGTGCAGGTTTGGCAGTTCTTTTGGGGGTTGAGGCTGCTGCTGTGGGCTTTTTGGTGGCCACGGCTTTGGGGGCTGGTTTAGCTGGAGCCTTGTCCTCATCAGAGCTGTCGGACTCTACGGAAGGAAAAGAACATGAAATACAGATGTTGTTCCGCTGTCGCACACAAAGACGTAACTAAACGCAATGCCACATACTGTAATTAGGGCTCGTCATCATCAAGAACTGGAATACGGGAACGGACAAGGAAGACCGTCTCGAGCCTCAAGGTCAGTCTACAGCTCACGGGTCTTCCAAATTACAAGAGTTATCGCCTACCAGAGCTGGAAGAAGAGTCTTCCTTTTTCTTAGCTGAGGTCTTTGCGGGCGGCGTCTTGGTGGCTGCAGCCTTGGCAGGGGTCACCTTAGCTGCAGGTTTTTTggtctcctcttcttcttcggAGCTGGAATCTGTCACATGGAGGGAAACTGTTACGGAATccatcagggaaaaaaaaagaaagggggggggggattctggAAAAAATGAGGGTCGACTCCTTACCAGAACTTTCTGAGCTTGATTCTGCCTTCTTAGCAGCAGGTTTAGGGGTGGCGGGTTTTGCTGGGGTGGATTTCGCTGGAGCAGTTTTAACTAAAGGGGTTAAAGAttgaagaaattttaaatacCAGCAAGTAGACAAGTTCAAGTGTGGTTGAGATGGGACAGAAGTAATCCAGgtcagacaaaacaaacaccagCACTTGAGTGTTTCTCAAGCACTCAATAAAGAGCATGTGTTCAGAGCCCTCTTTTCTTTAACACAACTCACCAGGCACTGTCGTCTTCTCCTCCTCATCGCTACTGTCGTCACTGCTGTCATCGCTGCTGCTCGTGTCCTCACCTGCCCTCTTTTTGGCCGTGACCGGAGTGGACTTCTGCACGGCCGGCGGGGGTGGGACTGCATTGTATGGTCCTGAAATACAGCAGCACCTCCTCAGTACAGCGGGCTCTTAAGAGTTTTGTATTGCAAATCCACACCCACATCTTGTATCCAGGTCTTTAGGCCTCTTTAAAGTGAGTAATTCCGCGTAAAATCGGCATACTTAACAGAAGAAACTCCACTGCAAATACAGGATGGCCGAGAAGACTAGGGGGACATTAGCTTACCTGATTTAGGCTTCTTACTTGGGGGAGTGTCCTCTTCCTCTGAAGAAGAATCTTCGCTGCTCGAGTCTGCTGGGGGCGTCTTTGCAGGGACTGGTGCTTTCGCAGGCTTCTTCtggaagagatggagagagCGCGTAAGAACACCAACCTAAAAACTTAAGGAGAGCTTAGCCGTCTTCCATGCGGAGCGACACGCAATCCCACCTTGGCTGGTGGCTCTTCTTCCGAGTCGCTGGAActgtcgctgctgctgctgctgctttcctctTTCTTCTGGACGGAAGGCTTTTTGGTGACACCCTTTGGGGTGGCGGTGGCAGCAGTGGCTTTGGGGGTACTTTTGCTGACAACTTTTGGGGTTGTCTTCTTAGCAGCTGCACAGTCAACAAGAACGACAAAGCAGGCAGGTAGTATGGAGTatagaaaacaaaggaaacgcAGCTCCCCAAACACACGTTTGTTAAAACTCCTGTTTAACGAGACAAGTGCGATGATTCACACAACAGATTGTTTGGACCGAACGGAAGAGCCTACCAAGACAGACAGACGAGAAATGCGCGAAGCCCACTCACCGGTGGCCGAGGCCTTTGCTGCTGTCACCTCATCATCGGAGTCTGAGGATTCGCTGCTGGAACTGGTGTCCTTCTTCCTGCCCGCCACGGTCTTCGTCGGGGTCTTGGCTGGAGCCGGCGCAGGGGCTTTGGCTGCAGACTTAGCAGGAACCTTCTGAATATTGGAACAGCAGGAGGTAATGGCAATATAAACGGATAGCTgaccattttaacatttatgctTAAGATGCGTACAGTCAAAAGGGTGCAGCTTGCTAGTGAAGAAATTTACcatataaaaaaataagcataaacAATTTCATGTGACAGTTTAGGTGACGGATTGTTTCCAAGGATCCAAAAGCAGTTCTCATCCCGAGACCCATCACCGTGTCTTATTTTCTTACACCCTTGTCACCCTGCTGACAACTTGGAGTATTACTCACTACAAAATTACATATATCCATTGTGCATTTGACAAAATGCCGTTGCTATTCACAGCTACACTCTGTAGCTTCAGTTGGGTGGatttctgtgtatatatatatatatttaaactgGGCTTCATCTTGAAAAGACATCTTTTTTTGAATGATCACTTAAGAGAACAGAACCCATCAGGGCCCGCAGGTCTCAAATCAGAACTGCTGCAACTTTAGCAGGTTCTTTACTGTCTCGCTCTCCTCCCTGCCTCTAGCGTCTGACCATCCATCATCCTCTCGGTAATCCTTCGTCTTGTCCGGATCACCCTCTCACCTTGGCAGGGGCCTCATCCTCAGAGTCGCTGGAGTCGTCACTGCTGCTCTCCTTGGCAGCGCCTGCAGTCTTCTTTGCCGATGCCTTGTTCACTAACGGCAAACAAGAGGCAGTTTTAACAATACTTGCAGACCTTTGTTCTGTGTCCTCTATGGAGTGTTTGAAATTGGGGTAAGATGCGCATCTACTAATGGAAAAAAAGCGTAACTTCTAAACACAGTAATTACCTATAAGTTACTTGCCTGCAGGAAATCCGTTTTCCCATGAACTaggaatatttcacatttttcaggcAGACATATAAATAAGATATTACTATTACTTTACAGCTAAACTCcaaatttcacacacacgtTTTATAAGTTTGAATATGCGTAAAGTTACGAGGAGAACTCAAGCGGAATTAACGTAAATTCAGAGCTGCGAAAGACGAGAGTACGCAGGGTCGCCCCACGAGCAGAGCTTAACATTGGCGCGTCATGCGAACAAGACACGCCGGGGGTTCACCGCCGAGAAGCGGATACGGTCCTCGAGGAAACCGACGCAAGTTCAACAGGTGCCAGGGCTCAACGGTGGGATCGATCAATCGGTTCCCAGATCGACAAGGGGTAACAAAATACGCCGTTAAAGGGACACCTTCCGGCGCTACTCCCCGCAGCCACATCTGCTGGCGGAACCGTACCCGTGGGCGCAGCCTCCTCTTCGCCGCTGGAAGACGACGCCTCTTTCCTTGCCTTCTTGGCCGAGGGAGCGCTTTTCTTGGGAACCCCGTTGGCCAGCGCTTTGCGCTTCTTGGCTTCCGGCGACCTAGAGCGAGGCGCGGCACAGAGGTAGAAACGTAAACAAAAGGAGCGAGGGCATGTTGGCTTCTGCTCATCTCTTGTAGCTCAGCAGGTGCACGGATCAGATGCGTCTCTGTCCCCGGTTTCTGCTGTTCTACGGACAAGATGACTGACCGAAAAGGGATTCCGTACCAAACCTCGCTGTATAGTCGAGGGCATCGTTCAATTTCATTCACTCAGCAGTGGAGCAGAGAACAGAACACTTACTTCACCCAGAAATTGAAGATGTCCAGGAGGCTGTTTTCATTCTGGGCCAGAGGTTTCTGCGCATTTAGGAAACAGAAGATACAGCGTGAGAAAACGCGTCCTCCTCCTTCGACTCGAGTGTTTAGAGCAACTCGCAGCTCGGACCACTTTGTTAATGTTTGGGAGGGAACGTGGAGCCACGTGGGTTTCGCACTCGGTCCCCCCCCGGGCTCTGACAGCTACGTTACGGCCGACAAAATTCACACCGGCAGCTGTGGGGtttcattcagttcaattcataaGGAGGGAAAACTGTCTAGGTGGAACACGTGCGAGTCACGAGTGTTGCCCTGGCTTGACGACGCGCGCTACATGTCATAAGttaacattttgattttctttgtcAACCACCTCGTTGTTCTGGGGAATAAAAagcttccctcccccccccacacggtTCCGATGCCTCTATTAGATTTCATAGGGCTCACTCATCTCACACGAACACACGCACTCGCGACGTCGTTTCTAGCCGCACGTGTCGGCACGCAGCAGCACGCGACTCCCCACGTTTCCCCTTGAACTCGGGCGCCGGCGGGGTAAGCACAGTCCTCGTCGCGACGCGCGGCCTCCCTGGACCCACCGCCGAGCACGTACCACTTTGGCCTTCTTCGAGAACTGTTCTGCGGCTTTGGTGAATTTGTTCTCGAGCAGGAAGGAGTAGACGTGCTTGTAGAGATCACTTGGCACAGACCGATGCTCCGCCATCTTCGCTCCTGACGAACGGAAAGGAAGACCGGAAGCGGCGCATGGCGTCACGATACGATACGATACGTTGCGTTGCGTTACGTTACGTTACGTTACGTTACTTACGTCACACGGCTGCTAAGTCGCTGGCGCAGAAGAAAAACGACACTTCCCGAGCGTGCCCCTTTCACAGGTACTTTTCCCCCCGCTGTTTATAAACGTTAAAGGACATACCGCTAAACTATATAAATTagataatttatgtattttgccTCATAATCAGTGAAATGCATATGAAAAGCACTTTTAgactgagggtttttttttttatattattaggGAAGAAAGCGCATGTCTGACGCACAAATGTGACGTCATTTCCCCCGTCCCCCTTCTGACACGAGAATGGCAACTTCGAGGGTCGCGTGGACTGCAACGGAATGCTGAAAGTCGCGATGATCTTCCTCTTGTAAGAGCCATCGAAACAATTCTGAGCGTTGCGGTGGTCAAGTGCGCTCCGCCATGCCCCGGTACGAGCTCACGCTGATTGTGAAAGCGATGCAGAGGCCCGAGACCGCGGCCACTCTGAAGCGCACCGTGGAAGCGCTGATGGAGCGCGGCGCCGTGGTGCGCGCTCTCGAGAGCCTGGGCGAGCGCGCGCTTCCCTACAAAATCTCCAAGCACAACGTGCGCCACACGCGGGGCGGCTACTTCCTCGTCGATTTCTACTCGTCGCCCAAAATGCTCCCGGCCTTCCTGGACCACCTGAAGCGCGACGTGGACGTGGTGCGCTCCACGGTGCTGAGGAACGAGGAGAAGGAGACCGGGAGCGCGCGCTGCTGTGTCCGCGAGCCGCCGAGCgcgaggcaggaggaggaggaggaggagggaccgCCGCGCCGCAGATGAATGACGGTGAGTCGAGTGCGGAGTGGGGGTTGTGGGGGTGTTTTCACCCTACGAGTTTAGTACTTTGTTCGAGGCTCTACTTGCCGGGCAGGAGCGGAACTAGAACCAGGAGCCTTTGTTTGGTTTGGATGACGAACACGAAGGAAGTAAGTGGGAGCTGCGGGACAGTcggctctgtctgtctgtctgtctgtgtgtgtttgtgtctctctctgtctctctctcagggAAGCTCTTCTAACTTCTCCTTTTCTTGCTTCTGCTCTTTTATCCTCCTCCAGCAGACCTGTGTGACCCGGTCGGTGTTGGCCAGCTGTCCGGAGGAACTGCGCCACCTTTGccctttgtttgtgtaaatatgGTGAAATAATAAAGTGCACACCtttcaatattattatttacttatctaTGTGGTGCAGTTCTGTAAAAGTACTGTTAGCGTTAGGTTTGTACATGAAGATACAGGAAGTTATGCACCCAGTTCTCATTACACGGCGCTCATACTGATGATCGACTCAGTCCAGAGCACTTGCATCGCCCAAGGGAGCCGCAGTCGGACTGCTGTTCCAATCCGGATCCCACGAGCGGAAGATGACGGCCGCGAGTACTGCGGTGCCTCGTGGCCACTGATACGTTTGGTGATACGTGTGACATGTGTTTGCTGGATCTGCCTCTATCGCAGAAGTATAACTGCATGTGTTCACTATGAGCTCCTTTTCCACGAGGAGTGTTGGTTTCATGGGTGTCTGTGAAAGTCTTAGTAGATAAGTAAAGTACATAAGGTTTTACAGAATGTGCATTTCATATCTCGTTCATagattgatttatttttgcGCAGTACTCTTCCCAGCAGATTAGGTTCAAGAAGTGCAGATGGCACAGttgtgtctcagtccacctAGTGAAAATAAAGCTTTGCGCTTTTCAACAACCTTCGGGAATCAAAGGCTAAGTAGATGCACACTGCTCGGTGTGCTGACGCCATGCCGTGAGggtaaaatgttaatgtttattaaGCAGCTTTACTAATGGTCGGGTGGGTGCCTGATCTTCCCGTGTGTGGTTATGTGGTCATCTTTTGTGTGACAAGGTCAATATGTATAGAGGGAAAAGGCTTGGAGCTTTCAGTGGGGCAAAGTTTCCTGTGGGTATGCAGAAAGGAGGAAGAGTAGACAAATATAGTTCTTGCTGTATTATACATCTGTGTTCTTGTTATCAGTACAttaactaatgcttttctccaaaacatctggCACTGATTTTTCTATTTATGAGGCTaggtacatttattaatttagctgatggttttctccaaaccaaGTTATAGCATTAACATTATTTATAccgctgtgtaattttactgctgtagtttagggtaagtactttgctcaaggggactacagctagaggtggggaattgagcctgcaacctttgggtccaaggacAGCAGCGcttaccactatgccaccggCTAGCCATGGGTAAATTTGAATGAGTAATTTAAGGtgagaaccttgctcaagggtactggagtagtatgtgaaatttgaaccaacaaccttcagactCGCAGGCAGCCGTGCCAAACGcaacgttaccagctgtcccatgttTTTGGCCGATCTGTACGTCACATGGTGGCCAGTGGTGATCCTGATTGAAACGCCATGTCCATATTAATTTTGAGAGAAGCAAAATTGAATTGTAATTtggtacaataataatatatagcTATATTTACATCAGCAGTTCTCACTCTATGTGGATCAATGTGTATGCTTGTTTCTTTTCGAAGTCCTTTTGGTTGTCATGACAGATACGGAGTAAATGAACTTATTCATTCATATATGTTCATCTCCTAACAGGGTTTTGATGGTCATGGATTCAGAGGCAGCGAGGCTGGGTTTACCCTG harbors:
- the mrps6 gene encoding small ribosomal subunit protein bS6m, which codes for MPRYELTLIVKAMQRPETAATLKRTVEALMERGAVVRALESLGERALPYKISKHNVRHTRGGYFLVDFYSSPKMLPAFLDHLKRDVDVVRSTVLRNEEKETGSARCCVREPPSARQEEEEEEGPPRRR